AACACACTGCAGCGCGGTGATGCGATGAAGCCTACCCGAAAAACACGCACACACCCCGGTGCAGAGCAGGCAGGGAGGTGCCTTACCCCAGTCCACGCCAAATctatattaaacaaatacaacGCCAAATACGATTTTCCTTTTTCGACAGCCTGTTCTGGGTGATTTGGCTTTGAATCCTCCCCATTTCACGACCACTCTTTAACGTTATACTTATCGTCAGGTATTCTGCTGTCGCTTTCGGTTCCTCCGCCGCTCTCATATTCCCCCATGTATAACATGAGCCAATGTACAGAAAAcagcattctgggaaatgtagttctgtCCAACTACAGCCATAGCAACCAAAAATGTAGAAATTCCACGACAGGGACTCGCGCTCCCATGATCCTTTGCTTTACCACCGCTGTGTTAGTGGGTAAAAAGAGTTCGTTTGCATTTTTTGGTGACACTTCATATATTTTATGTGTGAGGGAGTTTAAAAAAAGGTATTAACTTACCGttttaaaaatttacattaatgttccgttttatgaataaattaaaaaatgtaaaataaactatCTTTGCAGGGCAATGCAGATTCATTTCATGACATCAATAAAACTAATCCCAACGAACccatgaaaaacaattatttgcatTGTATTTTGAGAATGAAGCCTTTACcgttttaaaattgtattgtacTGCATGTTGTAGCCTAGTTACATTTTCATGGAATGCTTTGGTtctctgaaaaaagaaagaaagaaagaaagaaagaaagcaagaaagaaagaaagaaagaaagaaagaaagaaaagaaagaaagaaagaaaattgagCTATAGCATTCATCATTGAGCTAAAGCAacaattttttttccacaatttaACTTGTTACAATAATTTCTGTCATTTCTACATTTGAGTTTATGAACTCCAGAGTTTTAATTTCGAATATCAAGAGTTTCAAATAAAATTCCTATATCAGTAAACAAATCATAAGGGGTAGGCtgcagcaagtttttttttttttttttttttacagcaataatACTGAATAATTAAGaataagtataataattataatttaagggAATAAATTATGCCGCACTCGGCGCACCAAATTCCTTATTTGTGTGTCTGTAAACTAAATGGGTTGTTAATTCATTACATATTCATAAATCTTTTTGAATCAGCATctagattttagatttaaatatatattttggatgtATAAAGGAAAGTATGCACTGggtaattacacacacacatgaagcaAATTAACAGTATCACGAAGTAGTATCATGAAACTGAATATGTCAGAAATTCAcccattttaatgtaaatgtggaTTATCAGTGTAAATATGTACATGcaagcatatttttaaaaaaaattgcgagtggataataataattatttctaaaCATCTTAAAATCGAATAAAGAAGCAATTTTATCAGTTGTCCAGTAAGTGGCGCTCTTTGCTCATATATGAGAATTGCATGCTACTctgaattatatttacattatatcttAATGACCTTTGTGCTCTTCGTGAATTATTAAATTGCCTTATAATTTAATTGCATCTATATAAccatattatttaattgtaattctaTTTACAGCTACAATATTCTTCAATCTAGTCTTGAATTATTCTAAATGTACAAATTATggataaattattatttcttttgatAACAAATTATATTGTCACCATAAAAATTTGAGTTtaataattactgaaataattacCATTAAAAATAAGATGAATTTTAAGTATGTCTCTCTTTTCTCTAATGACAGCAGCACTTGAGCAGATGGTTTTTGAatcttaaacttaaataaaaaaacattagactttttttcagaattaattcttaggttttaattttgaaattttCAATATGGTCTCTAAATTCTAAATACTAAGCAAAACACttcaatataatgttttattaaatcaaatcacAACTTTGATTCCTTTTTCTTCAACAATATTTATTAACAACTAAAAGAATAGAAACACATGGACTAGATGTTACAATGTGCAACTCTGAACAGGGATACAACTGGCTCATGATTTGATTGTATGTATGAGGATCAGAAAAATACAAGCGTGTACATTAATTCTGTTGTAATGTGACAGGCCAACAGAAAATTCACATAGACATTAATCTTAATTTCCCCAGATATTTCTATCCCATCGAATTAACTTCGTTAGAGTTAAGCCATGCAACCCATCAAAGACAAAACTACCCCTGATGGGCGGCAGAGCAGATCAATGTGCACGAGCTATGAAACACAGCGtacttttaaagtaaaataataaaatatatttacaattaattaacACAACACTTAGTTCCATCCCTCCATGTTTCAAATTAATTGGAACTGTTTCAAGATAAATTAATATTGACAGCTAATGTACATGCAACACTCTTCTACAACAACAGTTTATTTGTTGAAAGTTGAAGAAaaactacggagccccgcacattacaagtaagaaaaaataaataaatcgtgcgcacaatttataaatcgagtgaatgaaatagtaaatcaagggaacacaagagtaatcatgtgcacgttttagtacaccgagggaattaattagtaaatcatgcacacgatttagcctaatattttttcctgcatgccatgtgcggggctccgtaacaaacaaatgcatttacaaaatacattctgGATCAGGGGCACAATAGCATCCTAATACCATAGTGTTAACTCAAAGAAAGACAAGTACCTCTTGACGGCATATCTTCAATTTAATTCCAAAAATGTAGTACAAACAACCACAACAAGCTAGTATTTCTCATATCAATCCATTTTAGACCGAGTCAGTAATGCCTATGGTGGTTCTCAAGGAGCAATTCCCTGGAAAGTGCTTGTCTACAGGTATCCATTTGACAGGGATAAAAAAAACTCGGAATAATGGTTGGTTAAGTGCTTCCCTatgttgcaaaaacattctgGCGATCTGTCAGGAATAGCAGAAGACGAAGTCTTTAATGTAAGCGCATGACAAATCCTGGTTTCTCCCAGCCTTCTGCTACCGTTTAAGGATCACAAACAATGAGGAcgccacacaaacaaacacactcaagACGGAAATGTCCACAAAAAGTCCCTTTAAGAAGAAGAGGTGATGTTCCCAGAAGACACTACGGTTTCCCTGGGCGAGTATTCGGGCTCATCCTTATTGGGGTGGGAGGAGTTGTCCGACTTGCTCCTGCTGAACTCGGCGCCCATGATGGGCCTGgagaactttcccgccgcttggTCGCAGACGCCGCAGTTGAGCATCTTGATGAAGGCCCGGCGCATCTCGTTGCTGGTCAGGGTGTAGATCAGAGGGTTCATGGCGGAGTTGAGCACGGCCAGCGCGAGGAACCACTCGGCCTTGTAGAGGATCGGGCAAGTGCGGATCTGGCAGGCCACATCGAGGAGAAGCAGGATGAAGAGCGGCGCCCAACACGCGATGAAGCAGCTCAACACGATGATGACGGTCTTCAAGAGGGCCATGGACTTCTCCGAACTCTTGTTGTTGCAGCGGCCGTTGGAGACCTTGCGGAAGACCAGCTTGCGGCTCCGCGTGCGCACCAGGGCGTAGATGCGGGCGTACAGGACGACAATGGCCATGAGGATGACGCTGAACACGGTGGTGCAGAAGAGGATGTAGGTCTTGTGGTAGAGTGGCAAAACTGTGGAGCAGTTGTTCATCCTCTCGATGCAGTTCCATCCCATGATCGGTAAACCGCCCAAGATGGCAGCGATGAACCACACAGTGCTGATGAGCATGAAGACCCGGCACGTCTTACCATTGTTGTGGAGCTTCATCTTCAGCATGGTCAGGTGTCGCTCGATAGCAATGG
This DNA window, taken from Carassius auratus strain Wakin chromosome 47, ASM336829v1, whole genome shotgun sequence, encodes the following:
- the LOC113064847 gene encoding sphingosine 1-phosphate receptor 1-like, coding for MDDLIARHYNFTGKFRKVDKDPGLRADSVVFIIVCCFIILENVLVLLTIWRTKKFHKPMYYFIGNLALSDLLAGVVYTANILLSGANTYRLTPTQWFFREGSMFVALAASVFSLLAIAIERHLTMLKMKLHNNGKTCRVFMLISTVWFIAAILGGLPIMGWNCIERMNNCSTVLPLYHKTYILFCTTVFSVILMAIVVLYARIYALVRTRSRKLVFRKVSNGRCNNKSSEKSMALLKTVIIVLSCFIACWAPLFILLLLDVACQIRTCPILYKAEWFLALAVLNSAMNPLIYTLTSNEMRRAFIKMLNCGVCDQAAGKFSRPIMGAEFSRSKSDNSSHPNKDEPEYSPRETVVSSGNITSSS